A genomic window from Planctomycetota bacterium includes:
- a CDS encoding trypsin-like serine protease yields MATGVCCAAWSAVPSASAITIRDDIGGSGSRAFADSDDAFDAVVWVDGCTGVLIAPDVILTARHCGIFNGDQVRFGTNVNSPDLIRTVTSVSNPDGFGSLLDGGDVTIARLSSPVPSSVATPLRIIDETVGLVGQVAATLGYGFNGVGSSGHGFTGDDRRWGGTNVIDRYGTAPGSSSSFTSNIFSTDFDNGSFFNNTISGSDPTPTEFEATTAPGDSGGPLLVNIGDEWLVAGVLSGGTTFNSVYGDISWWTGVQPYRTQIEAFGGQFTLIPEPSGALALASAGLILARRRR; encoded by the coding sequence TTGGCCACGGGTGTCTGTTGCGCGGCTTGGTCGGCGGTGCCGTCGGCCTCGGCCATTACGATTCGCGACGACATCGGTGGTTCCGGTTCACGGGCCTTTGCCGATTCTGACGACGCGTTCGATGCGGTCGTCTGGGTCGACGGTTGCACGGGCGTGCTGATCGCACCCGACGTCATCCTGACTGCACGTCACTGCGGCATCTTCAATGGCGATCAGGTTCGATTCGGCACGAACGTCAACAGCCCCGACCTGATTCGCACGGTCACCAGCGTCAGCAATCCGGACGGCTTCGGCAGCCTGCTCGACGGCGGCGACGTCACGATCGCGCGGCTCTCCTCGCCTGTTCCGAGCAGCGTCGCCACCCCGCTCCGCATCATCGACGAGACGGTCGGCCTGGTCGGACAGGTCGCAGCCACGCTCGGCTACGGCTTCAACGGCGTCGGCAGCAGCGGCCACGGCTTCACCGGCGACGACCGTCGCTGGGGCGGCACCAACGTCATCGACCGTTACGGCACAGCCCCGGGTAGCAGCAGCTCATTCACGTCGAACATCTTCTCGACCGACTTCGACAACGGCTCGTTCTTCAACAACACGATCTCCGGCAGCGATCCGACGCCGACCGAGTTCGAGGCGACGACCGCCCCCGGTGACTCGGGCGGGCCGCTGCTCGTCAACATCGGCGACGAGTGGCTCGTCGCTGGCGTGCTTTCGGGCGGGACGACGTTCAACAGCGTCTACGGCGATATCTCGTGGTGGACCGGCGTCCAGCCCTACCGCACGCAGATCGAAGCCTTCGGTGGACAGTTCACGCTCATTCCCGAGCCCAGCGGCGCCCTCGCCCTCGCCTCGGCCGGCCTGATCCTCGCCCGTCGGCGACGCTGA